In a genomic window of Pedobacter sp. KBS0701:
- a CDS encoding RNA-binding protein codes for MVKIFIGGLPDNIQEMDLAILVSLHGRVETIKIVRDRATGKCKGYAFLEIYSLPDAKNIVSTLNGETFKGNVITVKISEEEGGAKAVKPKPNPTFKSKRPRLQR; via the coding sequence ATGGTTAAGATTTTCATAGGCGGCCTTCCTGACAATATCCAAGAGATGGATTTGGCAATATTGGTTAGCCTTCATGGCAGGGTAGAAACAATTAAAATTGTTCGCGACAGGGCAACTGGTAAATGTAAAGGCTATGCTTTTCTGGAAATTTATAGTCTTCCCGATGCCAAAAACATCGTATCAACCTTAAATGGCGAAACGTTTAAAGGCAATGTAATTACAGTTAAAATATCTGAAGAGGAAGGTGGCGCTAAAGCAGTAAAGCCAAAACCCAACCCAACTTTTAAAAGTAAAAGACCCAGGTTACAACGGTAG
- a CDS encoding Na+/H+ antiporter, translating into MENYAVVIFILAVMIGLSAIADRIKIPYPILLIIAGIAVGFVPSLPPIDINPEIIFLIFLPPLLYDAAFNISFKEFKTNINTIFTLAITLVFITAIGIAVVAHYMIPGMSWPVSFVLGAILSATDAVAAMSITKGLGLSHKTNTILEGESLVNDASALVAYRFAVAAVTGTAFVFWKASLEFVILMAGGFLIGMVMSKILAFIMKRIHNNRLATISFMLLMPFVTYLIAEQVHVSGVIAVVILGLGISRFSHKVFPEQLKNQSKNIWDIIIFLLNGLIFILIGLQFPYVYKNISSADILPYIGYSLVITVVALLLRMARVFLQKFNLQKAFQKGKHRIKEGALLDFKNSLIISWSGMRGIVSLAIAIGLPATLSDGSAFPQRNAVIFISVVVVLFTLIGQGLTLPWLVKKLATEDDE; encoded by the coding sequence ATGGAAAATTATGCCGTTGTAATATTTATTTTAGCTGTAATGATTGGCCTTTCTGCTATCGCAGACCGGATTAAAATTCCCTATCCTATTTTACTGATTATTGCTGGAATTGCAGTAGGTTTTGTGCCTTCCTTGCCACCAATTGATATTAATCCAGAAATTATATTTTTGATATTTCTCCCGCCGTTGCTTTATGATGCCGCCTTCAACATCTCATTTAAAGAATTTAAAACGAATATCAATACCATATTTACCCTTGCTATTACGCTGGTTTTTATCACCGCAATCGGCATTGCTGTAGTTGCCCACTATATGATTCCGGGGATGAGTTGGCCGGTGTCTTTTGTATTAGGTGCAATTCTTTCAGCTACTGATGCGGTTGCTGCTATGAGTATTACCAAGGGACTGGGTTTATCTCATAAAACCAATACCATTCTGGAGGGTGAGAGTTTAGTTAACGATGCTTCTGCACTGGTAGCATATCGTTTTGCAGTAGCCGCAGTAACAGGAACAGCCTTTGTGTTTTGGAAAGCATCACTTGAATTTGTCATTTTAATGGCTGGTGGATTCTTAATTGGCATGGTGATGTCGAAAATTTTAGCGTTTATTATGAAGCGTATTCATAACAATCGCCTGGCAACCATTAGCTTTATGTTGTTAATGCCCTTTGTTACCTATTTAATTGCTGAACAAGTGCATGTTTCGGGCGTTATTGCAGTTGTTATTTTAGGATTGGGGATATCCAGGTTTAGCCATAAGGTATTTCCAGAACAGCTTAAAAATCAATCGAAAAACATCTGGGATATTATTATCTTTTTATTGAATGGACTAATTTTTATATTAATCGGCTTACAATTTCCTTATGTATATAAAAATATTAGCAGTGCTGATATTCTACCTTACATAGGTTATTCGCTGGTGATTACCGTTGTAGCTTTGTTACTGCGAATGGCACGTGTTTTCTTACAAAAATTTAATCTTCAAAAAGCTTTTCAGAAAGGGAAACACCGTATTAAAGAGGGTGCATTACTGGATTTTAAGAACAGCTTAATTATCAGCTGGTCGGGCATGAGAGGTATTGTTTCACTGGCCATTGCAATTGGACTACCCGCTACTTTATCGGATGGAAGTGCGTTTCCACAGCGAAATGCCGTTATATTTATTTCGGTGGTAGTGGTATTGTTTACCTTAATCGGGCAAGGGCTTACTTTGCCATGGTTGGTAAAGAAATTAGCAACAGAGGATGACGAATAA
- a CDS encoding sodium/sugar symporter — MKNNLLDTKDYIVFAIYFVIVAAYGLYIYNKKKSESTGSKDYFLAEGSLTWWAIGASLIASNISAEQFIGMSGSGFKMGLAIATYEWMGALTLVVVAVFFIPVYLKNKIATMPQFLHQRYNGTVAMIMAVFWLLLYVVVNLTSILYLGALAVSSISGFDLRFCMYAIAIFAILITLGGMKVIGYTDVIQVFFLILGGLATTYLALNLVSTHYGTSGIFEGYSLMTSKASEHFHMILKPDNENYIDLPGLSVLIGGMWIVNLNYWGCNQYITQRALGANLETARGGILFAAFLKLLMPIIVVLPGIAAYVLYKDGAFQAEMLQDGSVNPDRAYPVLLNLLPAGLKGLSFAALTAAVVASLAGKANSIATIFTLDIYKKVLRTDATEKNLVTTGKISIVVAMILGVLIAPHLGIDKKGGFQYIQEYTGFVSPGIFAMFILGFFWKRTTSGAALFATIGGFGLSILLKFLPKLTDLSWLSGMGFSVKNAAGVYEMPFLDRMGFVFIFCIAGMVIISLLSNKVKAEAKGLAIDAKMFKTSTSFAVGALLIIGLLVALYSVYW; from the coding sequence ATGAAAAACAACTTATTAGACACGAAGGATTACATTGTATTTGCAATTTACTTCGTTATTGTAGCCGCATACGGGCTCTACATTTACAACAAGAAAAAATCAGAATCTACGGGTTCTAAAGATTATTTTCTTGCAGAAGGTTCTTTAACCTGGTGGGCAATCGGCGCATCCTTAATTGCATCAAACATTTCTGCTGAGCAGTTTATCGGTATGAGTGGCTCAGGCTTTAAAATGGGATTGGCCATTGCAACATACGAATGGATGGGCGCACTTACATTGGTGGTGGTAGCTGTATTTTTCATCCCGGTTTATTTAAAGAACAAAATTGCTACCATGCCACAGTTTTTGCACCAGCGCTATAATGGTACAGTGGCTATGATTATGGCCGTTTTCTGGTTATTGCTGTATGTTGTGGTAAACTTAACTTCTATTCTTTATTTAGGTGCTTTAGCGGTAAGCAGTATTTCTGGTTTCGATCTAAGGTTCTGTATGTATGCCATTGCAATTTTTGCCATTCTCATCACCTTGGGTGGGATGAAAGTAATTGGGTATACCGATGTAATCCAGGTGTTTTTCTTGATTTTAGGTGGTCTTGCTACAACTTATCTGGCTTTAAACCTGGTTTCTACACATTATGGTACTAGCGGTATTTTTGAAGGTTATAGCTTAATGACTTCTAAAGCATCTGAGCATTTCCACATGATCCTAAAACCTGATAATGAAAATTATATCGACTTACCAGGTTTAAGCGTATTGATTGGTGGTATGTGGATCGTGAACCTAAACTATTGGGGCTGTAATCAGTACATTACACAACGTGCATTAGGAGCTAATCTGGAAACTGCTCGAGGAGGTATCCTTTTTGCTGCATTCCTGAAATTATTAATGCCAATTATTGTCGTGTTGCCTGGCATTGCCGCTTATGTGTTGTATAAAGATGGCGCTTTCCAGGCCGAAATGCTGCAGGATGGATCTGTAAATCCAGATCGTGCTTACCCGGTGTTGTTAAACTTGCTTCCTGCAGGATTAAAAGGACTTTCGTTTGCTGCATTAACCGCTGCGGTTGTAGCCTCCCTGGCAGGTAAAGCAAACAGTATTGCCACTATTTTTACTTTGGATATTTATAAAAAAGTACTAAGAACAGATGCTACAGAGAAAAATTTGGTAACAACTGGTAAGATTTCTATTGTTGTAGCAATGATTCTTGGTGTATTGATTGCTCCACATTTAGGAATCGATAAAAAAGGTGGTTTTCAATACATTCAAGAGTATACCGGTTTTGTCTCTCCAGGCATTTTTGCCATGTTTATTTTAGGTTTCTTCTGGAAAAGAACAACTTCTGGTGCAGCACTGTTTGCTACCATCGGTGGTTTCGGTTTGTCCATTTTACTTAAATTCTTACCTAAACTAACCGATCTTTCATGGTTATCAGGAATGGGTTTCTCTGTTAAAAATGCAGCTGGTGTTTACGAAATGCCATTTTTAGATCGGATGGGCTTTGTATTCATATTTTGCATTGCCGGCATGGTGATCATCAGTTTATTGAGCAACAAAGTTAAAGCAGAAGCTAAAGGATTGGCTATCGATGCAAAAATGTTTAAAACATCAACCAGCTTTGCGGTAGGTGCACTACTAATTATTGGGTTATTGGTTGCACTCTACAGCGTGTATTGGTAA
- a CDS encoding galactokinase, whose product MNAQHLKSTFKRLFDAEPILVRSPGRINIIGEHTDYNGGFVMPAAIDKAIYVAISKREDDEIHLFSESYQQFDISSIKSLKKSENSWANYILGVADQLKERGYGLGGFNFYIDGDVPLGAGLSSSAAVECATGFALDQLFSLNVPKIDIALIAQKAEQTFAGVNCGIMDQFASVFGKKDQAIMLDCRSMKHVYIPLKLDGYKLLLLNTNVKHALADSAYNKRRAQCEQGVAWVKEHYPNVNTLRDVDLGMLEAHVKPKDEEVFAKCSFVVKEIGRLLTAAEQLEKGNLQGLGNLMFETHEGLSKDYEVSCKELDFLVEAVKPLDYVLGARMMGGGFGGCTINIVKEEKIEGLIEALSSKYLLQFGLKLDSYTVQTENGTSLFN is encoded by the coding sequence ATGAATGCACAACATTTAAAAAGTACGTTTAAAAGACTTTTCGATGCCGAACCCATTTTAGTGCGTTCGCCCGGAAGAATCAATATTATTGGCGAGCATACCGATTACAACGGCGGTTTTGTAATGCCTGCTGCTATAGATAAAGCCATTTATGTAGCTATATCAAAAAGAGAAGATGATGAAATACATTTATTCTCAGAAAGTTATCAGCAATTTGATATTTCATCAATTAAAAGCCTGAAAAAATCAGAGAATAGTTGGGCCAATTACATTTTGGGCGTTGCCGATCAGTTAAAAGAAAGAGGCTATGGGTTGGGTGGCTTTAATTTTTATATCGATGGTGATGTGCCTTTGGGTGCTGGTCTATCGTCATCTGCTGCTGTAGAATGTGCTACCGGTTTTGCGCTCGATCAGCTTTTTTCGCTTAACGTTCCCAAGATAGATATTGCTTTAATTGCTCAAAAGGCTGAACAGACATTTGCAGGTGTTAACTGCGGTATTATGGATCAGTTTGCCTCTGTATTTGGCAAAAAAGATCAGGCAATTATGCTTGATTGCCGATCGATGAAACATGTTTACATCCCGTTAAAGTTAGATGGTTATAAGCTTTTGCTTTTAAATACGAATGTAAAACATGCCCTTGCCGATTCGGCCTACAATAAAAGAAGAGCCCAATGCGAACAAGGTGTAGCCTGGGTAAAAGAGCATTACCCCAATGTAAATACATTACGTGATGTAGATCTTGGTATGTTAGAAGCGCATGTTAAGCCGAAAGATGAGGAAGTATTTGCGAAATGCAGTTTTGTAGTGAAAGAAATCGGACGTTTACTAACAGCGGCAGAACAACTTGAAAAAGGTAATCTGCAGGGTTTAGGAAACCTGATGTTCGAAACGCATGAAGGTTTAAGTAAAGATTATGAAGTAAGTTGCAAGGAATTGGATTTTTTAGTTGAAGCTGTTAAACCGCTAGACTACGTATTGGGTGCCAGGATGATGGGTGGTGGTTTTGGTGGTTGTACCATCAATATCGTTAAGGAAGAAAAAATTGAGGGTTTAATCGAAGCACTATCTTCAAAATATTTATTACAATTCGGGCTCAAGCTTGATTCCTATACCGTTCAAACAGAAAATGGAACCAGTTTATTTAATTAA
- a CDS encoding UDP-glucose--hexose-1-phosphate uridylyltransferase, whose translation MNQTFELDSNPHTRLNILTGEWVLVSPHRTKRPWQGKVEDITPDNRPEYDPKCYLCPGNGRADGDSNPQYTESFVFNNDFAALLEDTPAGDMNEDDLLVANNQRGLCRVISFSPKHNLTLPEMSVEAITAVVNVWQNEFNSLAENDWIKYIQIFENKGEIMGCSNPHPHGQIWSQGDIPLEIAKETERQKTYYAIHRRSLLADYLKLEQKKNERIVFENDHFAVLVPFWAVWPYETMIISKRHVNSIKLFSEAEKKSLAEAIKVLTTKYDNLFETSFPYSAGMHQTPVNNGYYPEWHWHMHFYPPLLRSASVKKFMVGYEMLANPQRDITPEFAANRLKEMSATHYKISRAED comes from the coding sequence ATGAACCAAACATTCGAACTTGACAGTAATCCACATACCCGGCTTAACATATTAACCGGCGAGTGGGTGTTAGTATCACCACACCGTACCAAGAGACCATGGCAAGGTAAGGTTGAAGACATTACACCAGATAACCGCCCGGAATATGATCCAAAATGTTATTTATGCCCGGGAAACGGTAGGGCAGATGGCGACAGCAATCCACAATATACGGAGAGCTTTGTTTTTAATAATGATTTTGCTGCTTTGCTTGAAGACACGCCTGCCGGTGATATGAACGAAGATGATTTATTAGTAGCTAATAATCAGAGAGGTCTTTGCAGGGTGATCAGTTTTAGCCCGAAACATAATCTCACACTTCCTGAAATGAGTGTCGAAGCCATAACTGCCGTGGTAAATGTTTGGCAGAACGAATTTAACAGCCTGGCTGAAAACGATTGGATTAAATATATTCAGATTTTTGAAAATAAAGGTGAAATAATGGGCTGTAGCAACCCACACCCACATGGGCAGATCTGGTCGCAAGGCGACATTCCTTTAGAAATTGCCAAAGAAACTGAGCGTCAGAAAACTTACTATGCCATCCATAGAAGAAGTTTACTTGCCGATTATTTAAAGCTGGAGCAAAAGAAAAACGAACGCATTGTATTTGAAAATGATCATTTTGCAGTATTGGTGCCTTTTTGGGCTGTTTGGCCATACGAAACCATGATCATTAGCAAACGACATGTAAATAGCATCAAATTGTTTAGCGAAGCGGAAAAGAAATCATTGGCCGAAGCGATTAAAGTATTAACAACTAAATACGATAACCTGTTCGAAACATCTTTCCCTTACTCGGCAGGCATGCACCAGACTCCGGTAAACAATGGTTATTACCCGGAATGGCATTGGCATATGCATTTTTATCCACCATTGTTACGCTCGGCATCGGTTAAAAAGTTTATGGTAGGTTACGAGATGCTTGCCAACCCTCAGCGGGATATTACTCCTGAGTTTGCGGCAAATCGCCTGAAAGAAATGTCTGCTACACACTATAAAATCAGCAGGGCTGAAGACTAA
- a CDS encoding NUDIX domain-containing protein: MIEYSRQPHYLVAVDCIVFGFDGEHLKILLVKRGLEPEINKWSLMGGFVGADESPDDAANRVLKKMTGLEGVYLEQMQIYGEPGRDPIERTLSVGYFALIDIHKYEAQLNDDYEAEWFLINDRPKLIFDHNQMVADARKKLRYKAALHPILFEMLPKKFTIPQLHILFEEVNDTKIDTRNFSRKITSTGLLIKLAEKDRAGSKKGAFYFKLDKKKYNANSQAFLNLMPNLRA, translated from the coding sequence ATGATTGAATATTCCAGGCAGCCACATTATCTTGTTGCTGTTGATTGCATTGTGTTTGGATTTGACGGTGAACACCTTAAAATTCTATTGGTTAAGCGGGGCTTAGAACCCGAAATAAACAAATGGAGTTTAATGGGCGGTTTTGTAGGCGCTGATGAAAGTCCGGACGATGCAGCGAACAGGGTACTCAAAAAAATGACAGGTTTAGAAGGCGTTTATCTGGAGCAGATGCAGATTTATGGAGAACCGGGTCGTGATCCCATCGAAAGAACGCTTTCTGTTGGATATTTTGCCCTCATTGATATCCACAAATATGAGGCACAGTTAAACGACGATTATGAGGCGGAATGGTTTTTGATTAACGACCGGCCAAAACTTATTTTTGATCATAACCAAATGGTTGCTGATGCCAGAAAAAAATTAAGGTATAAAGCTGCACTTCATCCAATATTATTCGAAATGCTGCCTAAAAAATTTACTATTCCACAGCTACATATTCTTTTTGAGGAAGTAAACGACACTAAAATCGATACCAGAAATTTTAGCCGCAAAATTACCTCTACAGGATTATTAATTAAACTGGCCGAAAAAGACAGGGCAGGTTCTAAAAAAGGTGCATTCTATTTTAAATTAGATAAGAAAAAATACAATGCCAATTCGCAGGCTTTCTTAAACCTAATGCCAAATTTAAGAGCTTAA
- a CDS encoding SDR family NAD(P)-dependent oxidoreductase — protein MDRFENKTALITGSSQGIGAACALRLAKDGCDIILNGHKFDERGEKLITEIQDMGRKAAFLEADLSKANAAIKLITDAVAVFGHLDILVNNAGVEKKASFWEVTEEDYDLIMNTNLKGVFFGIQSFVNYCRKSNVAGTIINMSSVHEEIAFPNFAAYCASKGGLMMLTRNLASELARFNIRINNVAPGAVSTPINQDLLNNKEQLEKVLQNIPLKRMGKAEDVAAVVAFLASDDAAYVTGSTYYVDGGLTYHYEEQ, from the coding sequence ATGGACCGTTTTGAAAACAAAACCGCTTTAATTACCGGAAGCAGTCAGGGGATTGGCGCTGCATGTGCCTTAAGGTTGGCCAAAGATGGCTGTGATATTATCTTAAATGGTCATAAATTTGATGAACGGGGTGAAAAACTTATCACAGAAATACAGGACATGGGTAGAAAGGCAGCTTTTTTGGAGGCCGATTTAAGTAAAGCCAATGCAGCCATTAAATTGATAACCGATGCTGTGGCGGTATTTGGCCATTTAGATATTCTGGTAAACAATGCAGGCGTAGAAAAAAAAGCCAGCTTTTGGGAAGTTACGGAGGAAGATTACGACCTGATCATGAACACAAATTTAAAAGGTGTTTTTTTTGGGATTCAGTCATTTGTAAATTATTGTAGAAAAAGCAACGTGGCTGGAACTATAATCAACATGAGTTCTGTACATGAAGAAATCGCATTTCCAAATTTTGCTGCCTACTGTGCCAGTAAAGGAGGTTTAATGATGTTAACCAGAAATCTTGCTTCAGAATTAGCCCGGTTTAATATCAGAATTAATAACGTGGCTCCCGGAGCTGTTTCAACACCGATCAACCAGGATTTATTGAACAATAAAGAACAGCTGGAAAAAGTACTTCAAAATATCCCATTAAAAAGAATGGGTAAAGCAGAAGATGTGGCTGCAGTAGTGGCGTTCCTTGCTTCTGATGATGCCGCTTATGTTACCGGATCAACTTATTATGTAGATGGAGGATTAACCTATCATTATGAAGAACAATAG
- a CDS encoding OmpA family protein, whose protein sequence is MNITKNLLFTTLLALFTLTMYSCKTKKLAAKPAPAPVEKPAPPVEEKKPAPVPEKEDAPAPVEKPNFNLDNIQFEFNSFVLKTSSFSILDKAVAEMKKSPDTKFILNGHSSAEGTPEHNMQLSVDRANAVKSYFINAGLNGNNFTVVGHGEKEPVSTNKSEEGRILNRRTEIKVQN, encoded by the coding sequence ATGAACATTACCAAAAACCTTTTATTTACTACGCTCCTGGCTTTGTTTACGCTAACCATGTATTCTTGTAAAACAAAAAAACTGGCTGCAAAACCTGCTCCAGCACCTGTTGAAAAGCCCGCACCACCAGTAGAAGAGAAAAAACCAGCGCCAGTACCAGAGAAAGAAGATGCTCCTGCTCCTGTTGAAAAACCCAATTTTAACTTAGATAACATCCAATTTGAGTTTAATTCATTTGTACTTAAAACATCATCATTCTCAATTCTGGATAAAGCGGTGGCAGAAATGAAAAAATCGCCAGATACAAAATTTATTCTTAATGGCCATTCATCTGCAGAAGGTACGCCTGAGCATAACATGCAACTTTCTGTAGATCGTGCAAATGCCGTAAAATCATACTTTATAAACGCCGGTTTAAACGGAAATAATTTTACTGTTGTTGGTCATGGTGAGAAAGAGCCTGTTAGTACCAATAAAAGCGAAGAAGGCAGAATACTAAACAGAAGAACTGAAATAAAAGTTCAGAATTAA